The following is a genomic window from Staphylococcus capitis subsp. capitis.
GTATGATGCTAAAATGGACAAGGTTCCTCAATTAATTTTATCAGGTCAAACTAATAGTACTTTATTAGGTACTAAAGCATTCCAAGAAACTAATCTTTCTAAATTATGTGAAGACGTTGCTGTATACAACCACCAAATCCAAAAAGGTGACAACGTATTTGAAATCGTTAATGAAGCAATCCGTACAGCTTATGAGAAAAAAGGTGTAGCAGTAGTTATTTGTCCTAACGACTTATTAACTCAAAAAATTAAAGATACTACAAACCGTGCAGTAGATACTACTAAACCTAAACCAGTATCTCCTAAATTCAAGAGCATCAAAAAAGCTGCTAAATTAATCGATAAAGCTAAAAAACCAGTAATGATTATTGGTATGGGTACTCAACACGCTAAAGAAGAATTACGTGAATTTATTGAAGCTGCTAAAATCCCAGTAATTCACACATTACCAGCTAAAACAATCTTACCTGATGATCATCCATACAGCATTGGTAACTTAGGTAAAATTGGTACTAAAACATCTTACCAAACAATCCAAGATGCTGATTTATTAATCATGGCTGGTACAAACTATCCTTACGTAGACTATCTACCTAAGAAAAACATTAAAGCTATCCAAATTGATACAAACGAAGCTAACTTAGGTCATCGTTTCAACATCAATGTTGGTATTTTGGGTGACAGTAAAGTTGCTTTCCATCAACTAACTGAAAATATTAAACACGTTGCTAAACGTCAATTCTTAGATAAAACTTTAGAACGTAAAGCTGTTTGGGATAAATGGATGGAACAAGATAAAAATAATAATAAATCACCATTACGTCCAGAACGCTTAATGAAAGCAATCAATGCTAACTTAAAAGATGATGCTATTATCTCAGCAGACGTTGGTACTGCTACAGTTTGGTCAACTCGTTACCTAAACTTATCAGTTAATAACAAATTCATCATCTCAAGTTGGTTAGGTACTATGGGTTGCGGTCTTCCAGGTGCTATGGCAGCTAAAATTGCTTACCCTAACCGTCAAACTGTTGCTATCGCTGGTGACGGTGCATTCCAAATGGTAATGCAAGACTTCGCAACTGCAGTTCAATATGATTTACCAATGACTGTATTCGTATTAAACAATAAACAATTATCATTCATTAAATATGAACAACAAGCTGCTGGTGAATTAGAATATGCGATTGATTTCTCTGATATGGATCACGCTAAATTCGCTGAAGCTGCTGGTGGTAAAGGTTATGTTGTTAGAGATGCTAGTCGTTTAGACGATATCGTTGAAGAAGCTATGGCTCAAGACGTTCCAACTATCGTAGACGTACACGTTGATCCTAACGCTGCACCATTACCAGGTAAAATCGTTAACGAAGAAGCATTAGGTTATAGTAGATGGGCTTACAGATCAATCACTGAAGATAAAAACTTAGACTTTGATCAAATCCCACCAATCTCTGTAGCAGCTAAACGTTTCTTATAATAGATGATTTACAGAACTCGACTTATTAAGTCGGGTTCTTTTTATATAAAAAATAAAAAAATTGTCTTGTAAACGCTTTATTAACTGTGTATACTTAGTGTAAATAAATATTAAATATTGCGTGTTACTGGTTATGCAGGCATGAGCAAATGAGGTTTACCATCTTTTTGAGATACTAAAGAAATTGATGGTCTTGTTTGTTCATGTCTTTTTTTATGCCATTACATGTATCAACTATAGATGGAGAGGAATGTTTAATATGTTTAAAAAGCTATTTGGGCAGTTACAACGTATTGGTAAAGCATTAATGCTACCAGTAGCAATATTACCTGCTGCCGGAATCTTGCTTGCATTTGGTAATGCAATGCATAATGAACAACTTGTTCACCTTGCACCGTGGTTAAACCATCCTGTGTTTGTAGCAATTTCTTCAGTTATGGAAGCTTCAGGACAAGTGGTTTTTGACAATTTACCATTATTATTTGCAATCGGAACAGCACTTGGTTTAGCAGGAGGAGACGGTGTAGCAGCACTTGCAGCACTAGTAGGTTACCTTATTATGAATGCGACAATGGGTAAAGTACTACATATCACTATTGATGATATATTCTCATACGCAAATGGTGCTAAGGAATTAAGCCAAGCAGCTAAAGATCCTGCTCATGCATTAATTCTTGGAATTCCAACACTTCAAACAGGTGTATTCGGTGGTATTATCATGGGGGCCTTAGCTGCATGGTGTTATAACAAATTTTATAACATTACATTACCAGCATTCTTAGGTTTCTTTGCAGGGAAGCGTTTTGTACCTATCGTGACATCAGTTGTCGCAATTGCGACAGGTATCATATTAAGTTTTGTTTGGCCGCCTATTCAAGATGGTTTAAATGGTCTTTCAAACTTCTTATTGAATAAGAATTTAACTTTAACTACGTTTATTTTTGGGATTATTGAGCGATCACTTATTCCATTCGGTCTGCATCACATTTTCTATGCACCATTTTGGTTTGAATTTGGCCATTATACAAATCACGCTGGAGATTTAGTACGTGGGGACCAAAGAATTTGGATGGCACAATTGAAAGATGGCGTGCCATTTACAGCTGGCGCATTCACTACAGGTAAATATCCATTCATGATGTTTGGTTTACCAGCGGCAGCATTCGCCATTTATAAAAATGCTCGCCCAGAACGTAAGAAAGTTGTTGGAGGTTTAATGTTATCAGCAGCTTTAACTTCTTTCTTAACCGGTATTACTGAACCATTAGAGTTCTCATTTTTATTTGTGGCACCCATTTTATATGTGATTCATGTATTTTTAGCAGGTACTTCTTTCTTGGTCATGCACTTGTTAGGTGTAAAAATAGGTATGACTTTCTCCGGAGGGTTTATTGATTATATTTTATACGGTTTACTTAACTGGCATCGCACAAACGCGCTTTGGGTTATTCCAGTAGGTATTGTGTATGCGATTGTGTATTACTTCTTATTTGACTTTGCAATTAGAAAATTCAAATTAAAAGCACCTGGTCGTGAAGATAAAGAACAAGAGATACGCAATTCAAGTGTTGCTAAATTACCATTTGATGTATTAGATGCTATGGGCGGTAAAGAAAATATTAAACATCTAGATGCTTGTATTACACGTCTTAGAGTTGAAGTCGCAGATAAATCGAAAGTAGACGTTCAAGGATTGAAAGCGTTAGGTGCCTCTGGAGTTCTAGAAGTAGGAAATAACATGCAAGCTATATTTGGCCCAAAATCAGATCAAATTAAGCATGACATGGCAAAGATTATGAGTGGAGAAATTACTAAACCTAGTGAGACAACAGTAACTGAAGAGATTTCTGATGAACCAGTTCATGTAGAAGACGTCATTGAAACTGAAATTTATTCACCTGGACATGGTCAAATGATTCCATTAACGGATGTTCCGGATAAAGTTTTCTCTGAAAAAATGATGGGCGATGGCGTAGGTTTCATTCCTGAAAAAGGCGAAATTGTAGCACCATTTGATGGTACAGTGAAAACCATCTTCCCAACGAAACATGCGATTGGTTTAGAATCAGATACAGGTGTAGAAGTCTTAATTCACATTGGTATCGATACAGTTAAATTGAATGGACAGGGCTTTGAAAGCTTTGTTCAAGCTGATGAAACTGTAACACAAGGTCAACCTTTAATGAAAATTGATTTAGCTTACCTAAAAGATAACGCACCAAGTATTGTTACGCCGGTAATTATCACAAATTTAGGTGATAAAACATTAACAATTGAAGATGTTATATCTGTAGATCCAGGAAAAGTTATAATGAAAATTAAATAACACATAATTGGTAGTGCATATTTTTGAGATTTCAAAGATGTGCACTTTTTTTGTATAACATTGACAACGGTAACAATAAATAGCAATGTAGTAATGTAAGTTACATAAATGTTATCACTAAAGCTGGAGGTCAAAAGTATGTGTGATTCTAAAATAAACAATAATTCTAGAGTTAGACATCAAGGGAACAAGATAATCAATGTTCTCATTTACGTAATAATGATAGTCGTAATACAAGTTCCTGTGGGTTTATCACTTGTTGCACTTCCATTATCTTTAAGACTGAATGATTGGTATACAATAGCGATGAGTATGTTTATTCTAGGAATTACACTTTTAATCATTTGGGGAATAAGATCCTATTATTTATATCGTACTTATGAATATCAAGATTTTAAGATGAGTATTAAAGATATCTTTATCAATATTGGTTTTTTCTTTCTCGTAATTCTCTGTAGTATTAGTGCGAATGCTTTAATGTTTATTTTTACAGGTAATTCAAACACACAAAATCAGGAAACAATAGATGACAGTTTAAGTTCACTTATGGATAAAAGCCATTTACCTCATCCCACTATTGTATTAGTAACCGTATTGTGTCTTTGTATCATAGGACCATATTTAGAAGAATTGGTATTCAGAGGAATCTTTAAGGAAACTTTATTTATGAAATGCCGCTTTTGGCTACCCTTAATTTTCTCATCATTGATATTCAGTTCTCAACATCTATCATCAAATATATTTTCTTATGCAATTTATTTTTTAATGGGAATTATTCTCTATATTGCTTATGATAGAAGGCGAAACTTGAAGGACAGTATGATGGTACATATATTTAACAATTCTTTAACAACGCTACCTTTTTTAATTATTTATTTATATTTCTATTTTAAATAATAATGAAAGTTTTGATTTAGCAAAAAGCATTTAATTCAAACTTGGTCATCTGTCACATAATGATTAAGTAAGAATTAAATGCTTATTTTTTTAGTGTTTAAAAAAGGGTATATTATACTGGAGTAATATCATTCTCTATAAGTAACTTAATTGCTTTATGGTCAGTTGCATTTCTAAATAATTCGTAGGCATTTTCAATATCACTTAATTTACTATAATGTGTAACTAATTGTTCAGGTTGAATAATTTTACTTTTTAAAGCTTCTAACAATTCTTCAGTTGTATTACCAGAAACTAATCCTGTGGTTACATTGATATTTTTAATCCAAAGTTTGTCTATATCAAATTGAACAGGTAGACCATGAAGGCCGACGTTCGCAATCGTACCATCGACACCAATGAGTTTTTGACATAAGTCAAATGTTTGTGGGATACCTACTGCCTCAATGGCTACATCTACACCGCGAGGATTTAATTCTTTCACTTTTTGTATAGCCTCTTCGACATTTTTAGAATTAATTAAATGCGTTGCACCAAGGGAGCGGGCTGTTTGTAATCGGTTATCGTCTAAATCAATCATGATTATTTTAGAAGGAGAGAAGAATTGTGCAGTTAACAGTGTAGCTAAACCAACTGGACCAGCACCTACTATTGCAACAGTGCTTTCTGGTTTGATCTTTCCTTTTAATACACCAATTTCATAACCTGTTGGTAAAATGTCTGATAGCATTACAAGTGCTTCATCAGGTAAAGAAGCGGGTGCATGATATAAAGAGTTATCAGCGAAAGGAACTTTAACGTACTCAGCTTGAGTACCATTGATTAAGTGCCCAAGAATCCATCCACCATCATTTTCACAATGAGCGTATATACCTTTTTTACAGTAGTAACACTTAACACATGAAGAAACAGCAGATACGATAACTTTATCACCGACTTTAAAGTTATTAACGTTGCTACCAACAGATTCTACAATGCCAATATCTTCATGACCTAAAGTTGTATTTTCAGTAACTTCAGGAGTATCTCCTTTAATAATATGTAAATCAGTTCCACAAATTGTTGTTTTAACCATTCTTATAATAGCATCAGTACTTTCAGTAATTTCTGGTTTTTCTTTATCAATGAGTTCAGCCACTCCGGGTTTAACATAGTTGTATGCTTTCATTAGCAAAACCTCCTTATATTGTGAATATTTTCACAATAATTATACCGTGCTTTTTGTAAGCGTTTTAAGTCATCTTTATGACAAATAGTAAATTTACTCGTAATTATCTTAATCAGTTTATCTAAATGAAAATCTGTAAATATCGTTGTAAAATAAAATTGAATATAGTAAAGGAGAATGAGTTATGAATTATGAAGGTAAATTAGTAGCTGAGAAAGAGATAGAAGTGAATAATTACGATATTGATGCTATGGGGATTGTTAGTAATATTGTTTATGTCAGATGGTTTGAAGACTTACGAACAGTATTTATTAATCAATATATGAATTACTCAGAGATGATTAAGAATCACATTTCGCCGATCCTTATGAAAACTGAAATTGAATATAAAGTGCCTATAACAATTCACGATTGCCCAGTGGGTAGATGTTGGCTTGTTCAAGCTAGTAAATTGAAATGGGTTTTTAAATTTGAAATCGCGTCAGGTGATAAAGTGCATTGCGTAGGGTCTCAAATGGGTGGATTTTATGATTTAGATAGAGAAAAAATCACAAAAATGCCACAAGTATTTCAAGATATTCTTAAAAATTAAATAAAAACTTTGCTAAAAGAAAAGTTTTAATTAATAATAATAGAAAATAAAAGGAAGGTGATGACCATGACTCAAACATTACAAAGTATTTATGCATTTAACCAGTTTATTCAATCTAATGAACTAGCAGTTATCCATGTTATGAGAGATCATTGTAGCGTTTGTCATGCTGTCCTTCCACAACTTCAAGACTTATTACAAGAATATCCTTTTGCAAAATTAGGTGTCGTCAATCAATCTCAAGTAGAGGAGATTGCTGGAGAATTATCAATTTTTACAGTACCGGTAGATTTAATTTTTTTAAATGGTAAGGAAATGCATAGACAAGGACGTTTTATCGATATGCAATCGTTTGAACATCAACTTAAGTTAATGCATGATTCTCTTAAATAAAGAAATGGAACAACTTTTGTTTCATTTCTTTTTTTATTTAAACTTCATTGATTGGGTAGACCAAAACTTAGTGTTATTATTAGAGACGTGTGACTTTTTCAAGAATAAGAAAAATCAAACATAAAAAAATGAAAACACTTGGAGGAGGCTCAAATGGAGAAAAAACGTCGTCAAGAACACTTTAAAAACGTTATTTTTTGTTTACTAGGGACGTTAATTATTGCGTTAGGAGTCAATTGCTTTGTTATTCCTGGTAATTTAGGTGAAGGTGGAGCAATTGGTCTATCGCTTATTTTGAACTATACATTAGGTATTTCACCGGCGCTAAGTTCATTTATTATTAACGCTATTTTAATTGTTGTAGGATGGAAATTTTTAAGCCGAACGACTGCTATATACACTGCAATAACTATTACAGCAAGTTCTATTTTCCTAGATTTAACAGAGCATTTTGGATTAGGTATTCATGAAAACTTTATCAATTCTGTTTTCGCTGGTTTACTCATCGGTATTGGCACAGGACTTGTTATTGCTGCTCAAAGTACATTAGGCGGAACATCAGTTATTGCTAGAATTATAAGTAAATATTCAGAAGTAAAAACCTCTCAAGCATTATTAATTTTAGATGCTTTAGTCGTGCTATCCTTCCTTCTTGTCTTACCGGTTTCAAATGTACTTTATACAATTGTTATGCTATTCATAGTGGAGAAAGCAATGGCTTTTGTAGTAGAAGGTTTTAATCCTAAGAAGGCTGTGACAGTGATTTCTGAATACAATAGACAAATAAGCTCTGACATATACCAAGCAACTGGCAGAGGGTCAACATTATTAAGTGGTAAAGGCGCTTATCAGCAAAACAATACAGATGTATTATACGCTGTTGTTTCACAAAGTCAGATTGGTACTGTGAAGAAGATTGTTAATTCTTATGATGAAAGTGCCTTCCTCGTTATACACGATGTGCGTGATGTCTTAGGTAATGGTTTTATTAATACTAAATAATTAATCTTCTTATTTAATTAGGGACTGTTGAAGTCATTTACTCAAAGTTTTTCTATTTTTGATTTAAAATGGTATTAAATAGAAAATGAGGAGGTCGACTTTCAGATGTTGAGAAAATTAGCAACCATTATAGGATCCACTATTGTCGGCACAATTTTATATGCAAGAGTCAAAGAAAAGAGAAGTTATAAGAGCTTTTTACAAGAAAAAATGATTCGCATGTCTGGAATGAAAAAAACGTTTGAAAATGTACAAGATGCAGAAAAAGCTCTAGAGGAAACGAAATACGAAACAGCGGGTAAATATAGTGGAACAGATTATGAATTTAGTCATGGAGTTCAAATTAAAGACTACGATGGTTCCTTAGTTTATATCGTCAATGATGAAGGACAACGCGATCAACGTACTATTTTGTATATACACGGTGGAGCATGGTTTCAGGACCCATTAGATTATCATTTTGAATACATGGATTTATTGGCTGATTCGCTAAATGCGAAGGTTGTTATGCCAATTTATCCAAAAATTCCACATAGGGATTATCGTATTACATTTGAATTACTGACAAAGCTGTATCATCATTTGCTAAATAAAATAGATGATTCAAAACAAATGATAATAATGGGGGATTCTGCTGGTGGACAAATTGCATTAGCGTTTGTTCAACAGCTTAAAAAAGATAGTGAACCACAACCAAGCCATATTGTATTAATTTCACCTGTTTTAGATGCAACATTTAGTAATCCAGAAGCTCGAAAATATGAAAAAGAAGATCCAATGTTGGGTATTGAAGGTAGTAAATATTTAGTCAATTTATGGGCTGGCGATGCACCTTTAGACCATTACAAATTATCACCAATGTATGGAGATTTAGAGGATTTGGGGCATATTACTATAACAACGGGTACGAAAGAAACATTGTATCCAGATGCTGTTAAATTCTCAACTATGTTGAATGAAAAGGGTATTAATCACGAATTTATACCAGGTTATAGCTTATTCCATATTTATCCTATTTTTCCTATTCCAGAACGAGAACGCTTCTTAGAACAATTAAAGCGTATTATCCTAAAATAATTTCGATAAGTTAAAAGCTCACATGAGAAAAATCACTCATTATGGTATTTCCTCATGTGAGTTTTTTAAATTTTAGTTGTCGATATTGGGTTGCTTTTTCAAAGAAAGAACTAAAATAAGAACGACTATGATAATAATTCCTAATATTTGAAAAGCCTTAAATGATACATCTAGAAATAAACCACTTGCTACAACTGCAACTACAGGTTCTATCGTACCAAATAACGTTGTTTCTTTAGCTAATAGATATTTCAAGTTATCAATAAATAGATAATATGCTAGAGCAGTGCCTCCAATAATTCCAAATATTAAATAAAGAAACGTGGACACATGCCATTGAGTCATACTGACGTTCCAAATAGGATGACGTAAAGTCATAATTATACCGTAAATAATCATTGCCCAACCAACGACTAAAATGGAGGCATATTTGTTCAATAATTTTTCCGCATAGATAGTGTAAAATGCTAGAGCTAATCCGGCCAAGATTCCCCAAAATAAGCTTGAAGGGGCAACAATTAATTTAGAAAGTGAACCATTTGTTAAGAGCAGAAATGTACCGATAAGTGTCAAGAGTACAACAACTATATCAAATGCCCTTAGCTTTTCTTTACCTCTGAATGCAAACCATAGAATGATATATACTGGCGCAATATATTGTAATAAAGTAGCGACTGCTGCATTACCTTCATTAATTGATGCCATGTAAGCATATTGAACGATTAACATGCCAAAGAGACTATAAATTATCAAAGTAATCACGTGAGATACACGAGTAAAAATGACAAATATGGATTGTCTAGAATTCATTATTTTAAACATGACTAATAAAAATAAACCGCTAATTATTAATCTTGTAGTTACATACCAGTCTACATTGATTCCTGCATGCTTAAATAGAAAATCTGAAACAGTTCCCCCTAATCCCCATAAGCTTGCCCCTATAATAGCGAATAAGATACCTTTTAATCTCGATTGTTTATAACCTTTCAATTCGCCATCTCCATAATGATGATTAATCTCATGATATATAGTATATAATTAGAAATATATCTTTTTACTTTAAAAAAGTATCAATATATTGAGGTTGATATCCATGACAATAAATATCCGATTGAAAGAAAATTTAGAAGAAATTATTCATTACCCAGATTCCTTATGGCAACATATCATGTTACATACTCAACTTGACCAAACGATTCTAGGTTATATCCCTTTGCATTGGCACAATGATTTACAGCTGATGGTGGTCACTTGTGGGACTATTCAAATTGAAATTGCTAATCAAACCGTTGTATTAAAAAAGGATCAAGCTTAGTTTATTAATACAAATGTAGTTCATAAAATAGAAGGGCTTGAAGCGGATACTTCCTTTTACTGTTGGAATATTGGTTTACCTGATGCGACAGACTATGTAAATTATAAATATGTAAATCAAATTATTAATACGCTTGATAAGCATCCTTATATGAAAATAAATGGTGTCAATGTAGAAGAAAAGATAAAAAATGTAGGAGAATTATTTGAAGCAAAAGATAAGCATTATCAACTTAATATATTAAGTGAGTATTATATTTGTTTGAAATATCTCGTCATGCTGATAGATCAAACTCATCATTCCAAACAATATTATTACTTTGATCAAAGAATAAAAGATTGCATAAACTTTATTCAGAGGAATTACACATATAAAATAAAAATGCATGACTTATGTAAGATATCCTGCATTAGTAGTTCAGAAACGATTAAGCTCTTTAAAAGGTATGTAGGTATGACGCCTTTCCAATATTTATTACACTATCGATTGGAAAAGGGCGCAAAGCAACTTAAATTAACTCATAATAATGTAACGGAAGTAGCTTTGGATTGCGGTTTTTCTACAACGAGTTATTTCATACAGATGTTTAAAGATAAATACAAAGTTACACCTAAACAATTTCAATTATCACATTAATAAAAATGCGAATTCTGTTATCAATATACCTGATAACTCGAATTCGCATTTTTTGGTGTTTGATGATAATTATTTTGAGTGTTATTCGAATCTACATTTTTGTAGTTAGAAGTTGTGAAAGAGTGAGAATGATATGAATCTGAATGACTTGATGTTGAACTTACGTCCTCATCACTATTTCTAGATGTGTTGTTGATACGAGAATGATCACTATCTAAAACTGAATTACTCATATCTTTACCTTGTAAACTACCGATAAGTATAAAAGCAAGATAACAACTACAAACAACTAGTATGATTGAAAGATAGACGCCAACAGCGATTTTTACTGGTTTATCCATCCATATCCTCCTAAGGTCGTAGTAACTTTCATATTAAAGATAACATGTGTTTTTTAAGCTAATGTAAATTCAAAGTAAAATTCTCATTACTTTACTAAAGATATGAAATGAATTAAAAAATTCTACAATATAAAAATAAAATTTATCATTTTTTCTAAAAAATGCATAGTGTATATGCAATAACTTTACATTTATTTACACTATCTTAATGTTGAGTTAAAAGATTTAAAACTGAGTTAACACACACATGATAGTCTACTACTAGCTAGAGAATAAAAAAATTTGTAATGAATTATGATGAATTATATAGATTATATTGACTTTTGATTAATTTTTTATTTAGACTTTACTATGATGGAAACGTTTTAAATTTTTGTAAAAATTGTGAGTTAATTAATTTAAATTAGTGTTTATCATTTTCCATTAACAATTTAATATTACATAGAAAAGCGAGGTAAGACGGATTGATTCTCATTATAGTGTGTGTCCTGTTGATTCTATGGCTAGGAATTAAAGAAAAAAGACGTCATGCGAATCGACTAAAGAAAATTCCTTTACGAATTAATATCAATGGGATTCGCGGGAAATCTACAATCACTCGAATGGCTTACAGCGTGCTTCGAGAAGACCATTACAGAGTAATCGGTAAAACGACTGGAACAGATGCAAGAATGATGTACTGGTTCACACAGAAAGAATACGATGTAATTAGAAAACCTCAAGGTGCAAATATTGGTGAACAGCGTGATATTATTCGTAAGGTTGTAAAGCAAAAAGCAAACGCACTTGTTAATGAGTGTATGGCTGTTAACCCTGACTACCAAATTACATTCCAAAAAGATTTAGTAAAGGCAAACATTGGCGTTATTGTAAACGTGATGGAAGATCACATGGATGTATTGGGTCCAACTCTTAAAGATGTAGCTCAAGCCTTTACAGCAACTATTCCATATAATGGTAAATTAGTTGTAATGAAAGATGAATATACTGATTTCTTCGCGAAAGAAGCTAAAAAGCGAAATTCGGAAATCATCGTTGTAGATAAAGACGAAATACCTGAATCATACTTAAGAAAATTTGACTACTTAGTATTCCCGGATAATGTTGCCATTGTCTTAGGTATAGCAGAGGCTGTTGGTGTAGATTATGAAACAGCACTTCAAGGTATGTTAAATGCCCCAGCCGATCCAGGTGCGGTGCGTATTAAATATTTCTATGCAAATAACACGCAAAATGTCTTTGTTAATGCTTTTGCTGCAAATGAACCAAAATCTACAAAGGCAATTTTGAATAAAGTTGAATCATATAATTATTTATACAAAAAGAAAATTATCATTTTAAATTGTCGTTCAGATAGAATTGATAGAACACAATTATTCGTTGAAAATTTCTTAGAAGATGTTGATTATGATGTTTTAATTTGTACTGGTAAGAGTACGCAAATGGTTTCAAACCTAATGCAAAAAATGCCAGATAAGAAATATTTAAATTACGAAGGGCAAGAATTCTCTGAAATTGAAAAAGGAATTATGCATGAGTCAGAAAATGCACTTGTCTTTTGTGTAGGAAACATCCACGGCCCGGGTGGAAGAATAGCGGAATTCATAGAAGGGATAGAATAAAAAAATGATAGGTTCAGAGTTATATTTCTCCTTATTCGTAGGTGTTATTCTCAGTTTAATATTTGCTGAGAAATTCGGGATCAACCCGGCAGGACTTGTTGTTCCTGGTTACTTAGCTTTAATTTTTGATCAACCCATAATGTTATTATCAGTATTGATTATTAGTTGTTTAACTTACTTTATTGTTAATAACGGTATTAGTAATTGGGTGATTTTATATGGTAGAAGAAAATTCGCTGCTATGATTTTAACTGGTATGGTACTCAAGTTTATATTTGACTTAATTTATCCTCTCACGCCATTTGATATGGTTGAAGTTTCAGGTATTGGTGTTGTCATTCCAGGAATCATTGCAAATACGGTTCAAAAGCAAGGTGTCGTAATTACATTATCAACTACAATGTTATTAACTTGTATTACTTATGTCATCTTGTTCTTATATAGCTTTATCAACTAATCACGAACAAGGAGCGCGTATTAATGAAAAAGAAAAAACGATTATCGCCCAGTGAGTGGTTACTTAAACAGTCTAAAAGACATAAAAGAAGAAACACGCTTTACACGGCGATTGTCCTTTTATTAGCTTTAATTCTATTAGTATTTGCGATCAGAGCAATACATGTCGATCCTGTCAAAAGTGATGCTAAAAGTGGAAATAGCCTTCGATTTACATACTTAGGCAACATTACTTTAAATAAACACATTCGCCAAAATAATTTGAATGATGTATTTGCAGGAATTCAAGACACGTTAAAGAATAGTGATTTTTCTTCGGCTTCTTTATTGGTTAATGAATTTTCAAAAAATCAAAAAGATGATCTTAATAAAAACATAGAAAATATCATGTTCTTACGTAAACAAAATATTAAAAG
Proteins encoded in this region:
- a CDS encoding EamA family transporter; amino-acid sequence: MKGYKQSRLKGILFAIIGASLWGLGGTVSDFLFKHAGINVDWYVTTRLIISGLFLLVMFKIMNSRQSIFVIFTRVSHVITLIIYSLFGMLIVQYAYMASINEGNAAVATLLQYIAPVYIILWFAFRGKEKLRAFDIVVVLLTLIGTFLLLTNGSLSKLIVAPSSLFWGILAGLALAFYTIYAEKLLNKYASILVVGWAMIIYGIIMTLRHPIWNVSMTQWHVSTFLYLIFGIIGGTALAYYLFIDNLKYLLAKETTLFGTIEPVVAVVASGLFLDVSFKAFQILGIIIIVVLILVLSLKKQPNIDN
- a CDS encoding thioredoxin family protein codes for the protein MTQTLQSIYAFNQFIQSNELAVIHVMRDHCSVCHAVLPQLQDLLQEYPFAKLGVVNQSQVEEIAGELSIFTVPVDLIFLNGKEMHRQGRFIDMQSFEHQLKLMHDSLK
- a CDS encoding alpha/beta hydrolase, whose product is MLRKLATIIGSTIVGTILYARVKEKRSYKSFLQEKMIRMSGMKKTFENVQDAEKALEETKYETAGKYSGTDYEFSHGVQIKDYDGSLVYIVNDEGQRDQRTILYIHGGAWFQDPLDYHFEYMDLLADSLNAKVVMPIYPKIPHRDYRITFELLTKLYHHLLNKIDDSKQMIIMGDSAGGQIALAFVQQLKKDSEPQPSHIVLISPVLDATFSNPEARKYEKEDPMLGIEGSKYLVNLWAGDAPLDHYKLSPMYGDLEDLGHITITTGTKETLYPDAVKFSTMLNEKGINHEFIPGYSLFHIYPIFPIPERERFLEQLKRIILK
- a CDS encoding helix-turn-helix transcriptional regulator, with the translated sequence MKINGVNVEEKIKNVGELFEAKDKHYQLNILSEYYICLKYLVMLIDQTHHSKQYYYFDQRIKDCINFIQRNYTYKIKMHDLCKISCISSSETIKLFKRYVGMTPFQYLLHYRLEKGAKQLKLTHNNVTEVALDCGFSTTSYFIQMFKDKYKVTPKQFQLSH
- the pgsB gene encoding poly-gamma-glutamate synthase PgsB, with protein sequence MILIIVCVLLILWLGIKEKRRHANRLKKIPLRININGIRGKSTITRMAYSVLREDHYRVIGKTTGTDARMMYWFTQKEYDVIRKPQGANIGEQRDIIRKVVKQKANALVNECMAVNPDYQITFQKDLVKANIGVIVNVMEDHMDVLGPTLKDVAQAFTATIPYNGKLVVMKDEYTDFFAKEAKKRNSEIIVVDKDEIPESYLRKFDYLVFPDNVAIVLGIAEAVGVDYETALQGMLNAPADPGAVRIKYFYANNTQNVFVNAFAANEPKSTKAILNKVESYNYLYKKKIIILNCRSDRIDRTQLFVENFLEDVDYDVLICTGKSTQMVSNLMQKMPDKKYLNYEGQEFSEIEKGIMHESENALVFCVGNIHGPGGRIAEFIEGIE
- a CDS encoding YitT family protein, which translates into the protein MEKKRRQEHFKNVIFCLLGTLIIALGVNCFVIPGNLGEGGAIGLSLILNYTLGISPALSSFIINAILIVVGWKFLSRTTAIYTAITITASSIFLDLTEHFGLGIHENFINSVFAGLLIGIGTGLVIAAQSTLGGTSVIARIISKYSEVKTSQALLILDALVVLSFLLVLPVSNVLYTIVMLFIVEKAMAFVVEGFNPKKAVTVISEYNRQISSDIYQATGRGSTLLSGKGAYQQNNTDVLYAVVSQSQIGTVKKIVNSYDESAFLVIHDVRDVLGNGFINTK
- the pgsC gene encoding poly-gamma-glutamate biosynthesis protein PgsC; the protein is MIGSELYFSLFVGVILSLIFAEKFGINPAGLVVPGYLALIFDQPIMLLSVLIISCLTYFIVNNGISNWVILYGRRKFAAMILTGMVLKFIFDLIYPLTPFDMVEVSGIGVVIPGIIANTVQKQGVVITLSTTMLLTCITYVILFLYSFIN